One segment of Acaryochloris thomasi RCC1774 DNA contains the following:
- a CDS encoding SRPBCC family protein: MAPSHQFQQSIYIEAPLTVVDQTITEQELMQRWLNPALKCESDGPWSSELGSKTRFSIQTPLVQPTLNSTVAERKAGLVVWQFDGFFTGCDRWECFREITGTRLVNRFEFTITNPLVSFGFWTFAATWTQKDMFSQLERLKKVAESL; this comes from the coding sequence ATGGCCCCTTCGCATCAGTTTCAGCAATCGATTTATATTGAGGCCCCCCTTACCGTTGTTGATCAAACCATTACCGAACAAGAGCTAATGCAGCGCTGGCTCAATCCTGCTCTCAAGTGTGAATCTGACGGTCCCTGGAGCAGTGAACTTGGCAGCAAAACTCGTTTTTCAATTCAAACACCGCTGGTGCAGCCAACGCTCAATAGCACAGTGGCAGAGCGCAAAGCGGGGCTAGTGGTATGGCAGTTCGATGGTTTTTTTACGGGTTGTGATCGTTGGGAATGCTTTCGAGAAATCACGGGCACTCGCCTAGTTAATCGCTTTGAATTCACCATCACTAATCCGCTTGTTTCTTTTGGGTTTTGGACCTTTGCTGCTACCTGGACCCAAAAGGATATGTTTTCTCAGCTAGAGCGACTCAAGAAGGTGGCTGAATCCTTATAA